From Carya illinoinensis cultivar Pawnee chromosome 5, C.illinoinensisPawnee_v1, whole genome shotgun sequence, one genomic window encodes:
- the LOC122310490 gene encoding uncharacterized protein LOC122310490 produces MVATVMQQQQTSAVASQPIISQSSLRSPPSAATANPKQPPLSLAPGSTPQREQPVDHALVPIAAALRSGEPMALMACPLARVRLSDIVPYEGAPSGPYGRAVEALAGSLMRHNAAVIELGSGDAALMRCGLEAGRLYFRSRAQQSVVGKGSRGVYMYRAGRALEDWDSSPPCMADVFRCMGKAARAAICAIARHLRLRSDVFNHLLDDTPLPANEVSSSVLVVTYLNASLQNGKGAIGGGKPGTSGEFEKGLVTLISSDSPGLQVCDPNGRWYLADGGSAPGDLLLLTGKALSHATAGLRPAASYRAAPDYLSGTSGSGRTSLAFRLMPQGNAILDCSPIAAAGHVIPQSYVPISVSQFMDDLSAEEDVLCSSDNTYVAQNNLNKELSLRSVLSDPISGTFLEDAMVVSCGHSFGGLTLRRVIETSRCTLCSAEIDSGSLVPNLALRAAAAAVKNEDERRLFHNAALRKRRKEMGDQTDSVRRPNRENGDVTADDGLHRGVQYPFSVNEKVVIKGNRRTPEKFVGKEAIITSQCLNGWYLLKIIETGENVRLQYRSLRKILNTQVIDGRCPSQPIQNSS; encoded by the exons ATGGTTGCGACGGtgatgcagcagcagcagacTTCTGCAGTGGCATCGCAGCCAATAATTTCCCAATCCTCCCTTAGATCACCCCCATCCGCAGCCACTGCGAACCCCAAGCagccccccctctctctcgcacCGGGTTCCACTCCCCAACGCGAGCAGCCGGTAGATCATGCTTTGGTGCCAATTGCGGCGGCGCTCCGGTCGGGGGAGCCGATGGCCTTGATGGCGTGCCCACTGGCGAGGGTCCGGCTCTCGGATATAGTCCCGTACGAGGGGGCCCCCAGCGGGCCCTATGGAAGGGCGGTGGAGGCGCTGGCCGGGTCATTGATGAGGCACAATGCAGCGGTGATCGAATTGGGGAGCGGAGATGCGGCGCTCATGCGGTGTGGCTTGGAAGCGGGCCGCTTGTACTTTAGGAGTAGGGCTCAGCAGAGTGTTGTTGGCAAGGGGAGCCGTGGGGTTTACATGTACAGAGCTGGaag GGCTTTGGAAGATTGGGACTCATCTCCCCCTTGCATGGCTGATGTTTTTAGGTGCATGGGAAAGGCAGCTCGTGCTGCTATATGTGCAATAGCAAGACATCTTCGTTTGCGAAGCGA TGTTTTCAATCATTTGCTTGATGATACCCCATTGCCAGCGAATGAGGTGTCCTCATCGGTGCTTGTTGTGACCTACTTAAATGCTTCTTTGCAAAATGGCAAGGGTGCTATTGGAGGTGGGAAGCCGGGAACGAGTGGTGAATTTGAGAAGGGATTGGTGACATTGATTTCCTCAGACAGTCCTGGACTTCAG GTTTGTGATCCCAATGGTAGGTGGTACCTAGCAGATGGTGGGTCAGCTCCAGGGGATCTTTTACTGCTCACAGGCAAGGCCCTTAGCCATGCTACTGCAGGCCTTCGTCCTGCTGCATCATATAGAGCTGCTCCAGATTATTTGTCCGGCACTAGTGGTAGTGGGAG GACATCACTTGCATTCAGGCTCATGCCGCAGGGTAATGCTATATTAGATTGTTCTCCAATCGCAGCAGCTGGTCACGTCATTCCCCAAAGTTATGTACCGATATCTGTAAGCCAGTTTATGGATGACCTCTCTGCAGAGGAAGATGTATTGTGCAGTTCTGATAATACTTAT GTAGCTCAGAACAATTTGAATAAGGAACTGTCATTGAGAAGCGTTCTTTCAGATCCCATATC aggtacatttcttgaagaTGCCATGGTCGTTTCCTGTGGACATTCATTTGGTGGTTTGACGTTGAGAAGAGTAATTGAAACA TCAAGATGTACCCTTTGCAGTGCAGAAATTGATTCTGGGTCTTTAGTCCCTAATCTTG CTCTTAGAGCAGCAGCTGCAGCAGTGAAGAATGAGGATGAGCGAAGACTATTCCATAATGCTGCTCTACGGAAGCGTCGAAAAGAAATGGGTGACCAAACGGATTCAGTGAGAAGACCAAACAGG GAAAACGGAGATGTTACTGCTGATGATGGGCTACATCGTGGGGTGCAATATCCTTTTTCAGTAAATGAGAAGGTGGTGATTAAG GGAAACAGGAGGACACCAGAAAAGTTTGTTGGCAAGGAAGCGATCATCACATCCCAGTGTCTCAATGGTTG